In Saccharothrix syringae, the following are encoded in one genomic region:
- a CDS encoding nitric oxide synthase oxygenase: MTSTDDETTTFDLDGAESFLRMFHIAHPEAGPVGPRLAQVRDEVAATGTYRHTADELSYGARIALRDSGWCTSGVPWRRLKVRDLRGLRNAAAVAGECAEHLRLACHDGGIRPLVTVFAPDTPTAPGPCVWNEQLVRYAGYADGLGDRRYTAFTEAVRGMGWRPPAEPGRFDVLPLVVETAHEGAQLFTVPPEVVREVRLEHPDLPWFGDLGLRWHAVPVISNMRLCVGGVTYPAAPFNSWFVGSEIGTRSLADEHACGAAREVAEALGLDTTTERSLWRDRAAVELNRAVLHSFDLARVTITDHHSESRHRLSWLRSRQRPAGNRPAFRLDPAAARRARAGGPARFTPHPAETTRPQSPGRLAELLRRRAEG, translated from the coding sequence GTGACCTCAACGGACGACGAAACCACGACGTTCGACCTGGACGGCGCGGAGTCCTTCCTCCGCATGTTCCACATCGCCCACCCCGAGGCGGGCCCGGTCGGGCCGCGCCTGGCGCAGGTCCGCGACGAGGTCGCCGCGACCGGCACCTACCGCCACACCGCCGACGAGCTGTCCTACGGCGCGCGGATCGCGCTGCGCGACAGCGGCTGGTGCACCAGCGGCGTGCCGTGGCGGCGGCTCAAGGTCCGCGACCTGCGCGGGCTGCGCAACGCCGCCGCCGTGGCCGGCGAGTGCGCCGAGCACCTGCGGCTGGCCTGCCACGACGGCGGCATCCGCCCCCTGGTCACGGTGTTCGCCCCGGACACCCCGACCGCGCCCGGCCCGTGCGTCTGGAACGAGCAGCTGGTCCGGTACGCGGGCTACGCCGACGGCCTCGGCGACCGCCGCTACACCGCGTTCACCGAGGCCGTGCGGGGCATGGGCTGGCGGCCACCGGCCGAACCCGGCCGCTTCGACGTGCTGCCGCTGGTCGTGGAGACCGCGCACGAGGGCGCGCAGCTGTTCACCGTGCCGCCGGAGGTGGTGCGCGAGGTGCGCCTGGAGCACCCCGACCTGCCCTGGTTCGGCGACCTCGGCCTGCGGTGGCACGCCGTGCCGGTGATCAGCAACATGCGGCTGTGCGTCGGCGGTGTCACCTACCCCGCCGCGCCGTTCAACTCCTGGTTCGTCGGCTCCGAGATCGGCACCCGCAGCCTGGCCGACGAGCACGCCTGCGGCGCGGCCCGCGAGGTCGCCGAGGCGCTGGGCCTGGACACGACCACCGAGCGCTCGCTGTGGCGCGACCGGGCCGCGGTGGAGCTGAACCGGGCCGTGCTGCACTCGTTCGACCTGGCGCGGGTGACCATCACCGACCACCACTCCGAGTCGCGGCACCGGCTGTCGTGGCTGCGCTCGCGCCAGCGACCCGCCGGCAACCGACCGGCGTTCCGGCTCGACCCGGCGGCGGCCCGCCGGGCCCGCGCGGGCGGACCCGCGCGCTTCACCCCCCACCCCGCGGAGACGACCCGACCGCAGTCCCCCGGGCGCCTGGCCGAACTGCTCCGCCGGCGCGCGGAGGGCTGA
- a CDS encoding sensor histidine kinase: MESTHLGWRALARRQWPLTCALLFFLGGELFSERGGWWQLFGAAVVCALAVLSPRRPFDAALAAATALVVTSVLLRLTDADPAVPAVAGLVISEAAAVMAIIAVVVRQAAPWRAAVGVVVLLAASASTHALRPDYWLREWAQYAPEVWQQLVGGGVLLALSLGTGLYFRARDRERATAVRAEVAAAQHAERMALARELHDVVAHYVTGIVVHAQAAQAVPAAAQEVLPIIVHSGNEALTAMRRLVGTLRGTEADAPAATSDLADDVRGVVAGSDQPVRLHLDLPVSVPPSLGRSVLRLVQESLTNSRKHAEGVSRVDVSVTVSDGQVRVVVADDGRERRSAPVGGSGGYGLVGMRERVELLGGRFAAGPRAGGGWEVRAELPVGG; encoded by the coding sequence GTGGAGAGCACTCACCTCGGGTGGCGCGCACTGGCCCGCCGCCAGTGGCCCCTGACCTGCGCCCTGCTCTTCTTCCTCGGCGGCGAGCTGTTCAGCGAGCGGGGCGGCTGGTGGCAGCTGTTCGGCGCCGCGGTGGTGTGCGCGCTGGCCGTGCTCTCGCCCCGGCGGCCCTTCGACGCGGCGCTGGCGGCCGCGACCGCGCTGGTGGTGACCTCGGTGCTGCTGCGGCTCACCGACGCCGACCCGGCCGTCCCCGCGGTCGCCGGGCTGGTGATCTCCGAGGCCGCCGCCGTGATGGCGATCATCGCGGTCGTGGTGCGGCAGGCGGCCCCCTGGCGGGCCGCGGTCGGGGTGGTGGTGCTGCTGGCGGCGTCCGCGTCGACGCACGCGCTGCGGCCGGACTACTGGCTGCGCGAGTGGGCGCAGTACGCGCCCGAGGTGTGGCAGCAGCTGGTCGGCGGCGGGGTGCTGCTGGCGCTGTCGCTGGGCACCGGCCTGTACTTCCGGGCCCGCGACCGCGAGCGGGCGACCGCGGTGCGGGCCGAGGTCGCGGCGGCGCAGCACGCCGAGCGGATGGCGCTGGCGCGCGAGCTGCACGACGTGGTGGCGCACTACGTGACCGGGATCGTGGTGCACGCGCAGGCGGCGCAGGCCGTGCCCGCCGCCGCGCAGGAGGTGCTGCCGATCATCGTGCACAGCGGCAACGAGGCGCTGACCGCGATGCGCAGGCTGGTCGGGACGCTGCGCGGCACCGAGGCCGATGCCCCGGCCGCGACCAGCGACCTGGCCGACGACGTGCGCGGGGTGGTGGCGGGGTCCGACCAGCCGGTGCGGCTGCACCTGGACCTGCCGGTGTCCGTGCCGCCGTCGCTGGGCCGCTCGGTGCTGCGGCTGGTGCAGGAGTCGCTGACCAACAGCCGCAAGCACGCCGAGGGCGTGTCCCGGGTGGACGTGTCGGTGACCGTGTCCGACGGGCAGGTGCGCGTGGTGGTGGCCGACGACGGGCGGGAGCGCCGGTCGGCGCCCGTCGGCGGGTCCGGCGGCTACGGCCTGGTGGGCATGCGGGAGCGGGTCGAGCTGCTGGGCGGCCGGTTCGCGGCGGGCCCGCGTGCCGGCGGTGGCTGGGAGGTGCGGGCCGAGCTGCCGGTCGGCGGGTGA